The Inediibacterium massiliense genome includes the window TTTGTGTCATTTCAGTACATTATACAAGCTATATTATTTAGCATTCTGCTTATAATCATTTCCGTTATTGATGTCAGAAAGAGAGAAATCCCACCAATTTATTGTGTGGCGGTTGCACTTTGTTCGGTGCTTGATTTTAAGGTGGCAAATCTGTTGGGATTAGGCATTGCTCTTATTTTATGGATATGTGCAGCGTTCATATGTCCCAATATGCTTGGCGGCGGTGACATTAAACTCACCGCCGCTGTAAGTCTTGTTCTTGGATTTACAGCCACGGCTTACGGAATCATTATTGGCTTTACACTGGAACTCATTTGTTTTTCAGTGATAAAGCATCAAAAGAAGCTATCAGAGCAAGAGGCAAAGAATTACTTCATGCCCCTTGCTCCTTTTTTATCCATCGGTTTTTTAACCACATATTTTATAAACTTGGGAGGACTTAGTATATGAAAATTTTCAAAAACAGAACAACACTTGGCATTCTCTGCATTGTAATATCTTTGCTTATCTGCTTTGGAATTACACCGCTTTTCAATAAAACGATCAGTCAGAAGACAGAAATTGTGAGAGTTGCAAAGGAAATCAAGTTGGGCGATAAAATAGCAAAGGATATGGTGCAGACTGTGGAAGTAGGTGGATATAACCTGCCCGAAAATGTTATTAAAAACAAAGATACAGTTATTGGCGCGTTTGCAGCTGCTGATTTATCTGTTGGGGATTATATCTTAAACACAAAGATATCTAAAACACCCGCACAAGATAATGCATATCTATATCGATTAAATGGTGAGAAACAGGCAATTTCACTTACACTGAAAACCTTTGCAAGCGGTCTTTCGGGCAAACTTCAAAGCGGAGATATTGTTTCGGTGATTGCACCCGATTATAGAAAACAAGGGATGACCGTTATTCCGCCCGAACTGAAATATGTGGAAGTAATTTCGGTTACTGCACCAAGCGGTTATGATGCTAATACAGGAGAAGTCATTGAAAATGAAGATGAACGAGAACTACCTACCACTGTTACACTTCTTGCCACAGCAGAACAAAGTAATATCTTAGCAGAACTTGAGTCAGACGGAAAAAGCCATGTTTCTCTTGTTTATCGCGGGGATTCAAAACAAGCAGAAAAGTTTATTTCTATTCAAGAAGAAGTGCTTAATAAACTTTATCATTCAGAGATCAGCACAGAGACTACGCAAGAAAACGAGGTGGTGCAGTAATGAATTTTATGAAAGGCTCCATTTTTTCACGAGGTCAAACGCAGAAAGTACCAAAAGAACAGGCACTCCATGGCGGTGTTCTTGCTGTTTGGGGAAGTCCTTCAAGTGGTAAAACAACTGTTGCTGTAAAGATTGCAAAATACCTTGCAGATAAAAAGAAAAATGTAGTACTGGTGCTTTGTGATACGACTGCGCCCATGATCCCCTGTATCTGCTCGCCATCAGATTTAGAATGCGAAAAATCACTGGGAAGCATCTTAGCCGCACAACATGTTACCGAATCACTGGTGAAATATCATATGATTACTCATAAAAAGATGGATTACCTTACCATTCTTGGCATGCTAAAAGGAGAAAACGAATATTCCTATGCACCTTATAACGAAACACAGGCAAAAGAACTGATTGCAAGTCTTAGAAAAATCGCTCCCTTTGTCATAATTGACTGTGGAAGTTATATTGCAAGTGATATTCTCTCTGCTGTAGCCTTGATAGATTGTGATTCTATGTTAAGGCTTGCAAATTGTGATTTAAAATCCATCAGTTATTTATCCAGTCAGCTATCTATTTTGCAAACCACAGGACTTGACTTTGAGAAACAATATAAATGTGCATCAAATATGAAATCAAATCACGGTATTGAACATATGGCGGGTGCTATGGGAAGTCTTACTTTTCAAATACCTCATTCCAATGAGGTAGAACAGCAATACTTGGAGGGTAATCTCTTTGCAGATTTGACTTTAAAAGACAGCCGAGAATTTCGCAAAAAGATTGAAAAAATCGTAAAGGAGGTGTTCGGATGTTGAAAAAGATTATAGAATTCTTTTTCAAAAGGAAAGAGAAAAGTCCAAAGAATGATGCTTATGAACCAGACAATAAAACTACCTCGATATGTAATAGAGTCAATGAACTGCTTGCAGTACCAAATGAAATAACAAGTCCTGTGAAACTGGGGGTTAAGAAGAATACACACTCTTTATTTTTTGCTCAAGAGTGCGAGTATAGGGAGTTTTCACAAGTACTAAAACAGGTGCAGGAGTATATATCCGAAAACTATGCGAACCTCATTACCGACAGTAATTTAGAAGATGCCAAAGAACAGATGAAACGATATATTAGCAAGTATGTTATGGATGAGAAAATTGCTGTTAATGGGATGAATGAGAATGAGCTAATTGATACTCTATACACTGAAATGGCGGAGTATGGTTTTTTAACAAAATATATCTTCGGAAAAAACATTGAGGAAATAGATATCAACTCTTGGCGGGATATTGAGGTGCAATATTCTGATGGCAGAACGGTAAAGCTTGATGAGCATTTTGATTCACCGGAACATGCTGTCAATGTGGTTCGGAGAATGCTCCATGTATCGGGAATGGTTTTGGACAATGCAAGTCCTGCAGTTCTTGGGCACCTTTCAAAAAATATCCGTATTGCCACATTAAAGACACCTCTTGTGGATGAAGATGTTGGCATTGCGGCATCCATTCGTATTGTAAATCCACAGAGTATGAAGAAAGAGGATTTTGTACAAGGTGGAACGGCTACCGATGAAATGCTGAATATGCTGTCACAGCTTGTTCGATATGGTATTTCCGTTTGTATTGCAGGTGCAACTTCAAGCGGTAAAACCACAGTGCTTGGATGGCTGTTGACAACAATCCCAAACGGAAAACGAATTTATACCATCGAAAACGGTTCAAGAGAGCTTGATCTTGCACGATATGAAAATGGTAAAGCCGTGAATTCGGTCATTCACACGATTACAAGAGATAGTGATAATGATAAGCAAAAAATTGACCAAATCACACTCCTTGATATGGCACTTCGTTTTAATCCTGATATTGCAGTAATCGGAGAAATGCGAGGCCCCGAAGCCAATGCAGGACAAGAGGCGGCAAGGACAGGTATTGCTGTTATAACAACTCTTCATGCAAATTCAGCTGTTGCAGTGTATCCAAGAATGGTATCCCTTTGCAAACGTGCGGTGGATATGGATGATAAGACATTATACGGATATGTAACAGAGGCATACCCAATCGTGGTATTCTGTAAACAGCTTGAAAACAAGCAAAGACGCATGATGGAGATTATGGAATGTGAAATTATGCCCGATGGGACAAGAAATTTTCGCAGTTTATATCAGTATATTGTTACAGAAAATGAAATTGATAAAAATGGTAATTTCATCATTGAGGGGCATCACAAACGAATACATGGTATTTCCGACAGCTTAGCAAAACGACTGCTGGAAAACGGTATGCCTCTTGAAATGATTAACACCTTACAGAAAGCTGAGGTGAGTAACAATTGAATATAATTTTATTAACTGCCTATATCGGAATGATAACAGGCTTTTTTATTTTATTTTCCCTATCTCTATCGGAGTTTACAGATGGAGTTTTCAAATCCTTTTTAAATGGTCCAAAAAGTATAAAGGAAGAGATCAATAAAACAACGAATAGAAAAAAGGTTGCTTTCTTTAAACGAGAGATAAAAGAGGTACAGGAAATTTTAAAAATAACTGGTCGAGCAAGCCGTTTCCCAATGATTTGTATAATTTCACTTGCATTGTTTGCAGTTGGAACATCCATAGCAATTATGATGGGCAACTTCTTCCTTGTACCGGTTCTTGCAGTAGGAATGATGCTTTTGCCTTTTTGGTATGTTCGACTCACTCAAACTCATTTTAAAAAGGATATTGCCGCAGAACTTGAAACAGCGCTGTCTATCATTACCACCTCATATCTAAGAAATGAGGACATTTTGACAGCGGTGGAGGAAAATATAAACTACTTAAATCCGCCTGTGCTTTCCGTATTCAAAGGTTTTGTTTATCGAATTAAGATGATCAATCCAGACATTAATACAGGGTTGCAAAGCATAAGAAAGCAGATAGATAACGCTGTCTTTCGAGAATGGTGTGATGCGTTGATTGCGTGTCAGCAGGATAGAAGTCTTAAAAGCACATTGACACCAATTGTATCAAAACTTTCTGATATGCGGGTAGTAAACGGTGAACTTGAAAACTTGGTATTTGAGCCGAGAAAAGAGTTTATTACGATGCAGATGTTGGTGCTTTGCAATATTCCTCTGCTGTATTTTTTAAACAAAGACTGGTATCACACTCTAATGCACACCATTCCAGGGCAGATTGTACTTGCGGTTTGTTTTATCATCATGTTTGTATCTATGGCATTTGTGATTAAGCTGACTCAGCCAGTTGAGTATAGGAGGTGAAAAGGCATATGCAAATTATAATGATTCTTTTTGCTGTTTTCTTTGCAATGGGATTATTCTTTATCCTTGCAGAATTTCTGAAACTCCCAAGCTTAGCCGCAGAAAAAGCAATGCTTTCTGCGGCTAAGGAAAGCAGTAAAAAAACTAAAAATATAGAAGTTCTGCTTAACGGATTTGCAGTAAGGATTGCAAAATATTTGCCTATAGATGAGTACAAGAAAATACGTATGAGAAATACCTTGAATGCTGCAGGAATGAAAGAAACCCCCGAAGAATTTATGGCAAATGCACTTGTGAAATCAGGTGTCATTCTCTTTGGAATCATTCCTGCGCTTATTCTTTTTCCTCTGCTTGCTCCTATAGTTTTAATTCTTGCCGTGATTGTTTATTTTAAAGAAATCCGCAAGGCTGATGAAAAGCTAAATGCAAAGAGAGAAAAAATTGAAATAGAACTTCCAAGGTTTGTGGCAACTGTTAAACAGGAACTAAAGGCAAGCCGTGACGTGCTTTCAATCCTTGAAAACTTTAAGAAAAATGCAGGTACAGACTTTGCTAAAGAGCTGGATATTGTAACAGCGGACATGCGGTCATCATCTTATGAGGCGGCACTTACAAGGTTTGAGGCGAGAATCAATTCAACAATGCTGTCTGATATTACTCGTGGACTAATTGGTGTGCTGCGTGGTGATGATGGTGCGATGTATTTTCAAATGCTGAGTCATGACATGAAACAGTTGGAGTTGCAAAGGCTGAAAGCAGAGGCGATGAAGATACCTTCGAAAATCCGTATATTTAGCTTTTTGATGCTCATGTGTTTTCTAATGACTTATATCGTCATTATCATTTCTGAAATCATTCATTCACTCAGTGCAATGTTATAAGGGAGGTGCTTTTTATGCATAAAATGCTGAAATCTCTCCGAAACAATCGTGGTGAGGGATACATTGATGTAGTAGTGTTTGTCCTTTGTGCAATGCTCATAATTGCTGTCGCGGTTAAGGTATTCCCTGCCTATATTGCCAAACAGCAGGTTGATACTTTTGCGACAGAACTTGTACGTGAAGCAGAAATTGCAGGTCGAGTAGGGACAGAAACGGCAAGACGAGAGCAAGTGCTTATTGAAAAAACAGGATTTCATCCAGAGGTTAAATGGTCAACAACAGGCAAAATACAGCTAAACGAAGAAGTTTCTGTTATAGTCACTTATGATATGGATATCGGGTTGTTTGGTGGTTTTGGTTCATTTCCTGTTACGCTACGAGGTGAAGCAATGGGGAAAAGTGAGGTGTATTGGAAGTGATGAAAAAACGAATAAAACCATTACAAAACAATCATGGCAACGGTTATCCTTTAGCTGTTGCTATTACTCTTTGTCTTGTAATGATTTTTACAGGCATCTCTGAATATTTTCGTCTTTTAATCGTTGCACAGGGAGTTCGTGATGCAATGCAAGATGCAGTCATTTCTACGGTTACAGAGAATTATGATGATGTGTATCACGGAGTTAGAGAAGGATATTCGGGCGGCTATCAGCCAAACCTTGATGACTTTAAAGAGTCCATTGATTATGGCGATATTTATGATAAAATGGATACAATACTTGGTTTAACAGTAGAAAATGACTATCACAAAAAAGTAACAGAGGATAATAACAATACCCAGTTTAAAATTTGGAATCTTGATGTGGATATTAAAAATGCACCTTTTGCAAGCGGTGATCTGGATAGCCAAAGATTTAAAATAAATAGCTCTGTGAACTTAGAAGTCCCTGTATCCTTTGGAGGAAAACTGTTGCCGCCGATGCATATCAAGGTAGAAAACAGTGCGGGATATACACCTAAATTTTAACTTTATGATAACTTTTAAATCTTTAGTAGACTTTTAAAAAATCTTGTGATACGGTTTGACTTAATAGAAGAATTTATATATAAGGAGGCCTCGGTTTATGAAAAACATAAATGATAAAACCCAAAAGTGGCTCATCATAACAGGCGGTATAGTAATAAGCATTTCACTGATTGTTATGATAGGAGTAAGATTTCAGAAACCTCCTGTTAAGGATGTCGATATTTCCTCTCAAAGTAGTGAGGTTCAAGATGTAGTGACAAAAACACCCACTACTTCAGAAAAAGAAGATGAAATTAAGGTACCGCCTATTGAAGTTCCACAGCAGATGGAAACGGATAACGGAGCGGTAGATACAGGTACAGAACAGAAAATTCAAGGAGATGCTGAAAAGCCTACATATACAGAAGAACAGCTTACAAATCCAAATGAAAAACCAAATGGTGATAAGGTAACAGCAGATGATAAGCCTGTTGAACATGATAAAGTGGAAAAACCAACTGCACCAACGCAAAATACATCTGGTGGGTTACCTGGATTCGATAATGTACCCAATGGTGGTGAGAATGAAGTTGTTGATGGTGTAAGTGATGGTGATATCAATAAGCAAGTAGGAAATATGGGAGAATAAAATATAATCAAGGTTAGTGCACTGCAAAAGCAGTGCATTTTTTCTTGGGGAAAGGAGCCTTAATGAAAAAGATATTAACAACAATATGTATTTCTCTAATCATTGTCTGTTGTTATTCCATATCTGTTTTTGCTGTTGGGGATGGAAATATTGATGGTGGAGGTGGAGGAATGGGCAGTGGTACAAGCAACAATGTATGGTCACCAGGCAATGATGGTGTTCGTGTGACCGTAGTTAGAACCAAGGATCATGCGATAGTGACTACTCCCATAGATATAACTAATAAACCTCCAGATTCATCTATCTATAACTTCGGTAAGATAAGCAAGATTCAATATGGAAATGGTAAAGCTTTGTTCCCACAAAAAGGTGGATATAACTGTATTAAGCCACCCAAAGCAATACCCAGAATCGTAAGTACGAATGGCAGTAACAATATTGAAACTATAAAAAAATATTTCTGCTCGGAGTATACAGTGCAGATGATAGCCAATCACACAGGCATGAACTACGATGTGCTAATTGGTGGAGAGTATAAATTACTGCTTGAACCAATTGCTTATTACAAGTTTGAGGGTGTTATGATTGCAACCACTGCAACTGAGGCGGCCATGTATGATGAAAAGGTCAGTGGATTGCTGCGAAAGCGAATGGTTTCTTTATCTCACAAAAACCTACCTCTTGCAATGTTTTTGGAAGTATCTGACTTAGGCTATCCTGCGTGGAATGGCAGTACAACCAAGGCAGCAACCAATGCGGATATTAAATCATTGCTTGGACTTGGGGTTGTGCGTTTTACAGAACAGCCGGAACCACCTGTTGTTTCAACGTATGATTATGAATACCGTGTAAGCACAGAGGTCATTACCTCCGTTATGATCAGCGGTGGGCAGTCTGATCCCGACAATCCGACTCGTGTCAGCTTTCATATTAACGGTAAAAACTATAATGTAGGTAATATATATTATCCCGAAGGTGACAGTCAGCTTGCGTGGGTAAAATGGACTACTCCCAACATAGAACAGAATATGAACATAGATGTAACTGTAAAAGGTCCGGGAGGAACAGATAAAACCACCATTCATTGCAAAATTGTTGACCTTGATAAAAATCCGCCACCAAACCCTGTTGCTGATGATAGAGATGATGACTTTTCAT containing:
- a CDS encoding AAA family ATPase — encoded protein: MNFMKGSIFSRGQTQKVPKEQALHGGVLAVWGSPSSGKTTVAVKIAKYLADKKKNVVLVLCDTTAPMIPCICSPSDLECEKSLGSILAAQHVTESLVKYHMITHKKMDYLTILGMLKGENEYSYAPYNETQAKELIASLRKIAPFVIIDCGSYIASDILSAVALIDCDSMLRLANCDLKSISYLSSQLSILQTTGLDFEKQYKCASNMKSNHGIEHMAGAMGSLTFQIPHSNEVEQQYLEGNLFADLTLKDSREFRKKIEKIVKEVFGC
- a CDS encoding DUF6550 family protein, with the translated sequence MKNINDKTQKWLIITGGIVISISLIVMIGVRFQKPPVKDVDISSQSSEVQDVVTKTPTTSEKEDEIKVPPIEVPQQMETDNGAVDTGTEQKIQGDAEKPTYTEEQLTNPNEKPNGDKVTADDKPVEHDKVEKPTAPTQNTSGGLPGFDNVPNGGENEVVDGVSDGDINKQVGNMGE
- a CDS encoding type II secretion system F family protein, whose product is MNIILLTAYIGMITGFFILFSLSLSEFTDGVFKSFLNGPKSIKEEINKTTNRKKVAFFKREIKEVQEILKITGRASRFPMICIISLALFAVGTSIAIMMGNFFLVPVLAVGMMLLPFWYVRLTQTHFKKDIAAELETALSIITTSYLRNEDILTAVEENINYLNPPVLSVFKGFVYRIKMINPDINTGLQSIRKQIDNAVFREWCDALIACQQDRSLKSTLTPIVSKLSDMRVVNGELENLVFEPRKEFITMQMLVLCNIPLLYFLNKDWYHTLMHTIPGQIVLAVCFIIMFVSMAFVIKLTQPVEYRR
- the cpaB gene encoding Flp pilus assembly protein CpaB, which translates into the protein MKIFKNRTTLGILCIVISLLICFGITPLFNKTISQKTEIVRVAKEIKLGDKIAKDMVQTVEVGGYNLPENVIKNKDTVIGAFAAADLSVGDYILNTKISKTPAQDNAYLYRLNGEKQAISLTLKTFASGLSGKLQSGDIVSVIAPDYRKQGMTVIPPELKYVEVISVTAPSGYDANTGEVIENEDERELPTTVTLLATAEQSNILAELESDGKSHVSLVYRGDSKQAEKFISIQEEVLNKLYHSEISTETTQENEVVQ
- a CDS encoding DUF4320 family protein; the encoded protein is MLKSLRNNRGEGYIDVVVFVLCAMLIIAVAVKVFPAYIAKQQVDTFATELVREAEIAGRVGTETARREQVLIEKTGFHPEVKWSTTGKIQLNEEVSVIVTYDMDIGLFGGFGSFPVTLRGEAMGKSEVYWK
- a CDS encoding prepilin peptidase, with the translated sequence MEAFVSFQYIIQAILFSILLIIISVIDVRKREIPPIYCVAVALCSVLDFKVANLLGLGIALILWICAAFICPNMLGGGDIKLTAAVSLVLGFTATAYGIIIGFTLELICFSVIKHQKKLSEQEAKNYFMPLAPFLSIGFLTTYFINLGGLSI
- a CDS encoding CpaF/VirB11 family protein codes for the protein MLKKIIEFFFKRKEKSPKNDAYEPDNKTTSICNRVNELLAVPNEITSPVKLGVKKNTHSLFFAQECEYREFSQVLKQVQEYISENYANLITDSNLEDAKEQMKRYISKYVMDEKIAVNGMNENELIDTLYTEMAEYGFLTKYIFGKNIEEIDINSWRDIEVQYSDGRTVKLDEHFDSPEHAVNVVRRMLHVSGMVLDNASPAVLGHLSKNIRIATLKTPLVDEDVGIAASIRIVNPQSMKKEDFVQGGTATDEMLNMLSQLVRYGISVCIAGATSSGKTTVLGWLLTTIPNGKRIYTIENGSRELDLARYENGKAVNSVIHTITRDSDNDKQKIDQITLLDMALRFNPDIAVIGEMRGPEANAGQEAARTGIAVITTLHANSAVAVYPRMVSLCKRAVDMDDKTLYGYVTEAYPIVVFCKQLENKQRRMMEIMECEIMPDGTRNFRSLYQYIVTENEIDKNGNFIIEGHHKRIHGISDSLAKRLLENGMPLEMINTLQKAEVSNN